The Verrucomicrobiia bacterium DNA segment GGGGCGATCGGGTTCATGGGAGGGTGGCAGTGGAGGGTCGGTTTCCCGGGTGCGCCAGGGGCGCGAGCTGGGGTTGGAAGCGGTGTCGGAGGATGCGGGCGGCGTTGACGAGGAAGGTGACGAAGCTGGCGGCCAGCACGGACGCGCCGATCCGGGCCAGGAGATCGTGGGCCAACAGGATGGCGGTCGAGATCACCACCAGTCCGGCGATCCAGAGGGTGTACCCGGCCATCTGGAGCGGAACGGAAATCATCTCCTGGAGTGTGGGTGTGCGGGAACGTCCGACCTCGCGGCTGTAGGTGGCGAACCAGACGAGGAAGGGGAGGATCTTGTAGAGCATGCCGAGAATGGCGAAGGCGACGACACCGAAGAGGGCGAGAAACCCGTAGAGGTTTTCGAGGCGACCGATGAACTCAGTCAGGGCGAGTCCGGGCCGGGAGAGGAGCAGGCCGAGTGCCGCGACGGGGACGAGCAGGGCCTGGGCGGTGAGGAAGGCGCGGAGACCCCAATCGAGGGTGCGTCGGCGCCGGGCGTGGACGATGGCAGCGAGTTCGATTCCGTAGCAGGCGAGGCCGGCGACGGTGAGGAGTGCGGCCAGGGGTTTCCAGGCGGGCTGAAGCGGGAGGGCAAAGGCGATGGTGACGAGGCCGAGGTTGAGGAGGATCAGTGAGGCCCAGGCCCGGGCGGGTCGCTGGACTTCGCTGATGAGGAACATCGGGACCAGCCGGTAGGCGATGGCGATGGTGAGCAGGATGAAGATCCCGAGCACCCCGAGGTGGGCATGGGCATGCATGACGCCCAGCGCATCGAAACGGGCGACGGCGTCGGCGATCGCCCGCAATCCCTGGAGCGGTGCGGCGAGGAGGGGGTGAAGGCCGGGGCGATCGACGAGTTCGTAGGTGCTCTTGGCGGCGGCGACGGCCAGGCCGGCGGCGACGGTGGCCGTCAGCCAGACCAGCATCGACGCGATGCCGAAGGCCACAGGGTCCCAGCGGCTGACGCGACGGAGGGTGCGGGCGATGTTCCAGACGAAGAATCCGGCGCCGAGGGCGAGGCCGGAGCCGAAATGGCCGACCTCCTTCATGTTCCAGACCCAGAACATCCACACCATGCTGGCGACGCTGACGAGGTGAATGGGGAAGTGCCAGCGGGCGAGGCGTTCGCTGTGGAGCCGGGTTTCGAGCGCGACCGGGACCAGTTGATACGTGGCGCCGAACACCACGGAGAGGAGGAAGCCCAGGACCAGCAGGTGGGTGATGGCGACGACGTGGTGGTGATAATGGTAGGCGGTCAGGAGATGGGGTTGGGCGACCAGGATGCCCAGCGCGGCGGCCAGTGACATCAGGCCGGCGAGCATGAATCGCAGAGGCAGCCGGACGTCCGGGGCGTGATTCAGATCCGGGAGCCCGCCCCGGAATGCGACGGGCTGGCGGCCGGGTTCAGGCGCGGCGACGGATGACGGTAACGAAGCCATGGGGCGGGGTTTCCCGGGTTTCGCCCTCGAATCCACGATCGGCCAGCATGGGGTACAGGTGGATGGGGCGACGGTCGGTTCGGGCGAGCAGGCACTGATCCGATGGCAGCGACTGGAGCGCTTCGAGGATACGGACCATGGGCTGGGGAGGTTCCAGACCGCGGGCATCCAGTTCGATCAGGGTCTCCTTCATGCCGGCCAGCGTGACGCAGGACGGCCGGGTGTGCCTTGACGCAGATCAACCAGGGGAAGGACCGGGCGCGATGTGGAATGGGTCAAGTCGCCGGCGGGCGTGTCGATATACTCACCATGCCAGCCTCCGGGCTGGGCCCGCCGCCTCTGCGGATAGGTCGAATGACGGCCACCCGTGGGACGGCGCCGACCCATGCCATTCGAACCCGCCGCCGACGGCCCCCGCCGTGCCGAACCCATGGAGGGGTGACCGGGGCGTCGAAACCCGCGGAGTCGCCATGACCGCCACGTTGTACGCCGACCCGGTGCCGACCCAGGCGGGCAATCCGGGCCACGCTCCGGGATCCGCGCGAGCGGCGGTCCTCAGCGAGATTTCCGATTCACCGCCAGCGTTCAGGGAGCGACCGATCATACTTCTGGCCGACGACAACCCGCGTGATGTGGATCTCGCATTGCATGCCCTTGCCCGGAGCGGCCTTGAGCAGGAGGTGGTGACGGTCCGGGACGGGGTGGCGGTAATGGACTATCTCCGCAGCGGCGGGGTACGGGAGGACGGGCGGTCGCGCCGTCCGACGGTGGTGCTCCTCGACATGAAAATGCCGCGGATGGACGGCCTGGAGGCGTTGCGCCAGATCAAGGCCGATCCCGGGCTGAAAACGATTCCGGTGGTCCTTTTCAGTTCCTCGCAGGAAGGGATCGACCTTGTCCGCGCCTACGCCGCCGGAGCCAATTCGTACGTGGTGAAACCCCTATTGTTCGAGCGATTCACCGAAGTGGTTCGGATGATCGCGGGGTATTGGGGTGGTGTGAACGTCGCGGTGCCGGACCCGCCGGCGCAGGATCCTTCCAATTGGTAGAGTTCTTCGCCCTAGGTCCATCCTTCCCGGATCATCTCCGGCTCCCCCCCCGCTTCCCGATCCGCTCCACCCTACCGCGAACAAGAGAGGAAGCAGTCAACAAACTAAAATAAATAGACAGGCGGATACTGCTGAACGCTCTAGCAAGTTTATGAGTCAGACATTTTGTTGTTGACGCCACAACAAGATCAACAAGTCAGACACACAGTTATTGACGCGGAGAATCCGGTGCATCCCTGCGTTTTTGGTGGATATGGGTGCTTCGCGAAGGGCGGCAGCGGAGGGCGGAGTTGCACGAGGCCGCCCCCCCCCCGAGTGAACCGAAAGGAAAAGCATGGACTCGCGGAGTCGGACCTCCAATTCGCCTTCTCTTCACCCACAGACCGACAACACGGGGATGCGCCTCAGAAGACTCCTTCGGGCCGCGGCGGGGGGGGGCCTGATCGTGGACCGTCAACAACCTCCATTCGGGCTTGATATCTGGAGCCTGGTAAACAGAGCTATCGACGCAGCGGTTTGCTGGAATGAAGGGGCTGGCTGGATGGGATGGGATGAGTTCACGGGACTTCGAAGGTGCTGATTTTCCGGCCGTTAAGGCGGGTTGGGCATCGCGCTTGTGAAAAACGGCACAAATTCGCCTTGTCCGGTTGGGGCCGGTTGCTAGTTTGCCGGGGCCGGCTCCTTCGGTCGGCAGAGCGCCCCATGAAGCCCACCGCAATCGGCTACAATTCCAAGGTCGAAGGGAACGTGGTGATCACCCGGGTGGACGCCGCGCTGGCCTGGTTCCGGGAGAATTCGCTGTGGCCGATGCCGATGGGGCTGGCCTGTTGCGCGATTGAACTGATGGCGGCCGGGGCGGCGCGCTTCGACATTTCGCGGTTCGGGTCGGAGGTGATGCGGTTTTCGCCGCGGCAGGCGGATGTGATGATCGTGGCGGGGACGGTGACCTACAAGATGGCGGGGGCGCTGCGGCGGATCTACGACCAGATGACGGAGCCCAAGTGGGTGATCGCCATGGGTGCCTGCGCCTCGACCGGAGGCATGTACCGCAGTTACGCGGTGTTGCAGGGGGTGGACCAGATTGTTCCCGTGGATGTTTATGTGGCGGGGTGCCCGCCGCGTCCGGAGGCACTGCTCGACGCCCTGATCAAGCTGCAGAAGAAGGTGGCTCGCGAACCGGTGCTGTCGGGACTCAACGTGGCGTCGTTGCTGCATGGATCGGGGTCGAGGGAGAAGGCCGGGGCGGAAGTCGTCCGCGGGGAAAGGGTGGCGGTCTGAGATGGCCACCGCGTTGGAATTGGCCCGGGCCCTGGGGGAGCGCTTCGGCGGCATCGTTTCGGAGCCGGCCAGCTTTCGGGACGAAGTGACCGTGCTGATCCGCGATCCTGAGCGGGTGGCCGAAGTGTGTCGCTACGCGAAGGGATCGTTGGGCTTCGATTTTCTGGTGGATCTTACCGGGGTGGATCAGTACGGGGACGACCCGCGCTGGCTGGTGGTGTACGAGCTCTATGGGGTCGAGCACGGATGTCATCTGCGGCTCAAGACCGCGGTGAGCGAGGAGAAATCCGAACTGCCGACCGTGAGCGATGTCTGGCGCACGGCCAACTGGCACGAGCGGGAAGCGTACGACATGCTCGGGATCCGGTTCCGGGGGCACCCGGATCTGCGGCGGATCCTGATGTGGGAGGGCTACCCGTATTTCCCGTTGCGGAAGGACTTTCCGCTGGCGGGGAAGGCGAGCGAGGTGCCCGGGGTCGCGTTCACCCGGCCGGCCCCGCTGGAGGGGGGACCGTTTGTCACGGTGCCTGGAGGGGCGGACACCATCGCCCGCGAGCCGCGGGTGCGCACTTCGGAGGAGGGATAAAGGATGGCTGCCGGGAGTTCACAGGGTGGGCGGGAGAGGACGCATACGCTGGAGACGCAAACGCTGGAGTATGCGGATGCCGCGTCGCGTGGCGTGCCGGAGACGGACTTCGAGGACGGGACGGAACTGACGGGCGGGGAGCGGATGGTGTTGAACATGGGGCCGTCGCACCCGGCGACGCACGGGGTGTTGCGTCTGGTGTTGGAACTGGACGGGGAGGAGATTGCGCGGGCGGACGCGGATGTGGGGTATCTGCACCGGGGCGACGAGAAGATCGCGGAGAACATGACCTACAACCAGTTCGTGCCGTACACGGACCGGTTGGACTATCTGGCACCGCTGGCCAACAACGTGGCCTATGCCATGGCGGTGGAGAAGCTGATGGGGCTCACGCTGCCGCCGCGGGGGCAGTACATCCGGGTGATTTGCTGCGAGCTGGCCCGGATTTCGGCGCACCTGCTGGGGATGGGCGCCTACGCGATGGATGTCGGGGCACTGACGGTCTTCCTGCACACCTTCACCGAGCGGGAGAAGGTGTACAACCTGGCCGAGGCGCTGACCGGGGCGCGCTTCACCACCAGTTACACGAGGGTGGGGGGGCAGTCGCGGGACCTCCCGCCCGGCTGGCTCGACGGGGTGCGGCGGTTCTGCGACGAGGTGAGCGTGGCGCTGGGGGAGGTGGACCAGTTGCTCACCCGCAACCGGATCTGGGTGGACCGGACCCGGGACGTCGGGGTGGTTTCGGCGAAGGACGCCATCGATTTTGGGCTGACCGGTCCGAACCTGCGGGCCTCGGGGGTGGGGTATGATGTGCGCAAGGCGCGGCCGTACCTGGTCTATGACCAGTTGGATTTTGAAGTTCCGATGGGATCGGTGGGCGACTGCTACGACCGGTATCTGGTGCGGATGGAGGAGATGCGGCAGAGCGTGGGGCTGCTGAGGCAGTGCGCGGACCGGATTCCTGGCGGCGCCGACAATGCGGCACGGGAACCGATCAATGTGGACGACGGCAAGGTGATGCTGCCGCCCAAGGAGAAGGTGATGACCGGCATGGAGGAGCTGATTCATCAGTTCATTCTGGTGACCCAGGGGGTCAACGCGCCGCCGGGCGAGGTGTATTTCGGAGCGGAGAATCCGAAGGGGGAACTGGGTTTCTACATTCTGAGCCGCGGCGGCGGGACGCCGTACCGGCTGAAGATCCGGGCGCCCTCCTTTGTCAACCTTGGCATCCTCTCCCACATGCTGCCGGGGCACATGGTGTCGGATGTGCCGACGATTCTGGGTTCCCTGGATTTTGTGATGGGCGAGTGCGATCGCTGAACGAAAGGAGACCATGAGCAAGGAGAAGTTGAATCCCACGCAGAACTCGGTCCCCGCCAAGGCGAGGGTCGAGCTGGTCGGGTTGCTCAACGCGGCGCTGGCCGACCTGAGCGACCTTTACTCTCAGGCGAAGCAGGCGCACTGGAACGTGCGGGGCAAGCGGTTCTACGCGCTCCACAAGCTCTTCGACGAGGTGGCCGGCTCGGTGGAGGAACACCTCGACGACGTGGCGGAGCGCGCGGTGCAACTCGGTGGACACGCCCACGGGACGGTCCGCCAGGTGGCCAAGGCGTCGCGGTTGAAGGACTGGCCGTCGGACAAGGACAACCAGGAGGCCTACGTTGATGTGCTGGCGGAACGGTTCGCTGTGGTGGCCAACGCGGTGCGTGCCTCGATCGATCGGTCGGCGGCGCTGGGAGATGCCGACACGGCGGATCTGCTGACGGGTGTTTCACGCGATCTGGACAAGAGCCTATGGCTGCTGGAGGCGTCGCGTTGACGGCGGAGGTGCCGGTCCCGGTGGAGGCGGAGATCGACGAGTTGATCTCCCATTATCCGGAGAAACGCAGCGCTTCGCTGATGGTGCTGCACGCCTTGCAGGCGCACTTCGGATGGCTGCCTCCGGAAGCCGTCCGGTGGGCGGCGGCCAAGCTGGGCCTGCAACCGATCCACATCCAGGAACTGGTCACCTTCTACCCGATGTTCCGTCAGGAACCCGCCGGCCGGCATCAGTTCAAGGTCTGCCGGACGCTCAGTTGCGCCCTGGGCGGGAGCCATCGGTTGCACGAGCATTTGTGCCGGAAGTTCGGGCTCGATCCGAAGCAGCACGGGATCCAGACGACTGCCGACGGGCGGTTCTCGGTCGAGTTTGTCGAATGCCTCGCCGGATGCGGCACCGCGCCGGTGATGATGGTCAACGAGGCCTTTCACGAAGGCGTCACGCCGGAGGCGGCCGACGCCCTGGTGGGGAAGTGTTCGTGAAGGCGCCCGCGATGAAGGAACTGATGACGAGTCCTCCTCCGGCAATGGAATGCCGGGAGGCCCCTGGTGCGAAGCGCCGTTCGGCGGTAGGGCGGGGGACGGATGGGCGGGGGACGGATGGGCGGGGGACGGATGGGCCGCGGACGGAACCAGGAAGGGATTGGCTGCCCGACCTGGATTTGAACCAGAACAAACAGATCCAGAGTCTGCTGTGCTACCGTTACACCATCGGGCAGTCGCGGCAGGACCGACGGTAGGGAAGCCATATCGCACGTCAAGACGACATGCCGCAGGAACACCGTTTGATTCTTCAGCACGCCGATTCGCCCGGCTACACGCCTGACCTGGCGTGCTACACCCGTCACGGGGGGTACGAGACCCTTCGGCGGTGCCTGAGCCTTCCCCCGAAGGAACTGGCGGACGGCAAGACCCAGTCGGCCCAGGAACAGATCCGGGATGAAGTGTTGCGGTCCGGACTTCGGGGTCGCGGCGGGGCGGGGTTCTCGGCGGGACTGAAGTGGTCCTTTGTGGATCGGCGGAGCGGCAAGCCGATCTACCTGATCTGCAACGCGGACGAGTCGGAGCCCGGCACCTTCAAGGACCGGCAGATCCTGCACAAGGATCCGCACCAGTTGCTGGAGGGGATGATCCTGTCGTGCTTCGCGAACGACGTGCATCTCGCCTACATCTACATCCGTGGCGAGATGCCGGAGGGGGCGCGCCTGCTCAATCGGGCGCTGGCGGAGGCGCGGGAAGCGGGGCACCTCGGGAAGAACATCCTCGGCACCGGGTACGACCTCGAAATCCACGTCCATCGGGGTGCCGGCGCCTACATTTGCGGCGAGGAGACCGGCCTGATCGAATCCCTTGAAGGCAAGCGCGCCTACCCGCGCATCAAGCCGCCTTATTTCCCGGCGGTGCTGGGTCTTTACCAGTGCCCGACCATCGTCAACAACGTCGAGACCCTGGCCGCGGTGAAGCACATCCTGGCCATGGGGGCGGCCGAGTATGCCAGGCTGGGCACCCCCAACAACACGGGGACCCGCATTGTCAGCCTGAGCGGCCATGTGAAGCGGCCGGGCTATTTCGAGATCGAGGTCGGCAAGGTCACCCTCGGCGAACTGATCTTCCACGAGAACTTCGGCCGGGGCCTGCGTGAGGGGAGGACCTTGAAGGCCATCATCCCGGGAGGTTCGTCGGCGAAGGTGTTCAAGGCGGGCGAGACGTTCCGGTTGAAGCGCAGGGGTGCGGACGGCCAGATGGCGTCGGTCGAGGTGGATCTGCTCGATCTTCCCTACGACTTCGATTCGTTGCAGCAGGCCGGGTCGATGTCGGGTTCCGGAGCCATCATCGTGATGGACGACACCACGGACATGGTGGAGGCGCTGGCCAACATCTCGGAGTTTTACGCCCACGAAAGTTGCGGCCAGTGCACGCCGTGCCGCGAAGGAGCGCTGTGGCTCAGCAAGGCGCTCCATCGCCTCGCCCATGGCAGGGGACGTCGTGCCGATGCCGATTACCTCCTGAACATTGCGCAGAACATCCAGGGACGGACGATCTGCGCCTTCGGGGAGGCGGCGTCCTGGCCGGTGCTGAGTTTCGTGAAGAAGTTTCGGGAGGAATTCGAGGCCCGTGGGGCCGCCGACGAAGCCCGCGCTGCAGCCGCTGCGAATGCCGGCTGCGGTCCGACCCCCGATCTCAAACTGGCGGCCAGTCCGCGATGCTGACCTGCGTCTCCCGATGAGCCTGGTGACTTCCGCCCCCGCCGCCGCACGCCCTCCGATCACGCGCTAGTTCCCACCGATGTCCACCGCGACCGCATCCTCCCCAAGCCCCGCGCCGGCGGCTCCTCCCCCGGCGGAGACCGTCCGGATCCAGGTTGATGGCCGGGAGATCGAGGTGCCCCGGTTCATGCCGGACTGGCAGGGGCGTCCGCAGCCGACGACGATGTTGCAGGCGTGCAAGCTGGCCGGGGTCGAGGTGCCGCACTACTGCTACCACCCCAAGCTTCCGACCGCGGGCAACTGCCGGATGTGCCTGATTGAATTCGGGACACCGGCGATGGGGCCGGATCGCAAGCCGATTCTGCAGGAGGACGGTTCGCCGAAAATCGCGCGGTCCGTGCTTCCCTACGAGCCTGGCACGCCGCGGGGGGCCATCGCGTGCGCCACGCCGATTTCGCCGGGGATGGAGTTGTACCCCGGATCGGCGGCGACGCGGCAGATGCGGGAGGCGGTGCTCGAGTCCCTGCTCATCAATCATCCCCTTGACTGTCCGATCTGCGACCAGGCAGGGGAGTGCAAGCTGCAGGAGTACTCGGTGGAACATGGGCATGCGGCCACCGGGTTCGCCGAGGTCAAGGTGCACAAACCCAAGGCCGTCGATCTGGGTCCGCGGATCCTGCTCGACGACGAGCGGTGCATCCTCTGCACCCGCTGCATCCGGTTCACCCGGGACATCGCGGGCGACGACCGGCTGGGCATCGTGAACCGGGGCTCGTACAACAGCATCGCCGCCTACCCGGGCACCGCCTTCGACAACAACTACACCCTGAACACGGTGGACCTGTGTCCGGTGGGGGCGCTGACCTCGAAGGATTTCCGGTTCCGGATGCGGGTCTGGTTTCTCAAGGAGACCTCGTCCGTCTGCACCAGTTGCGCCACCGGCTGCAACATCACCGTCTGGTCGCGCGAGGGAACCGTCCACCGCTACACGCCCCGGGAGAACGACGCCGTCAACGGCCCCTGGATGTGCGACAGCGGGCGCCTGAACTACCGCTGGATCGCGCGTCCCGACCGGTTGCGGCAGGTGCAGCGCCGGGCCGCCGGCGGCGCCTTCGAATCCACGTCCTGGGGTGCCGCGCTGAGCGAAATCGCCGGACGCCTTCAAGGTCTTCCCCAGGGTGCCACGGCGGTGATCGCCTCGGCGCGGCAGACGACCGAGGAACTGTTCCTGCTCAAGCGCCTCGCCGACCGGCTGGGCGCGGTGACCGACAGCATTCCCCGTCCCGGCGAGGCGGACCGACTTCTGGTCAGTGCCGATCGGAATCCGAACATGCTGGGCGCCCGGCTGACCGGGATGGCGTCGGAGGATCCCGGGTCGCGGCTGCCCGGGGTGGCCGAGGGGATTGCGGCGGGGCGGATCCGGGCGCTGGTGGTGTTCGGGGAGGACGTCACCCGGCACGGGCTGGGTCCGGAACTTCTCGACCGGCTCGAGACGCTGGTGGTCAGCGACATCCTGCCCAACGAGACCGTGCGCCTGGCGCATTTCGTTCTGCCCGGGTGCGCCCACGTCGAGAAGCGGGGCACGTTCGTCAACGGGAAGGGCCGGGTGCAGCGGTTTTTGAAGGCGGTCGAGGCGCCGGGTGACGCGCGTCCGGAGGGCGAATTTCTGGTCGAGTGGCTGGAAGCGGCGGGGGAACGCGGCGTTCCGGCGACGGTGGAAGGCTGGTTCGATGCCATGACGCGGTCGGTGCCGGCCTTCGAGGGGTTGCGTTGGGGCGGGCTTGGTGAACCCGGGGCCGACGTGGCAGCATGGCCCGGCAACGGCGCCGGGCCGGGACAAGGCGGGTGACACGTGGATATGGACTGGACATTCATCGCATTCAGCCTGGTCAAGATCGCCGTCGTGTTCGCGGTGGTGATGACCATGGTCGCCTACGCGGTCCTGGCGGAACGGAAGGTCAGCGCCTTCATCCAGGACCGCGTGGGGCCGAACCGGGCGACGCCATTTTTTGCCCGGTACCTTCCGGGGGGTGTGGGGTCGGCGCTGGTGCGATGGGGGCTGTTCCAGCCGCTGGCCGATGCGTTGAAGGCGATTCTCAAGGAGGATTACACGCCCGGGCATGTGCGGAAGACCTTCTTCTGGCTGGCGCCGGCGATTGTCATGGTACCGGCGTTGCTGACCCTGGCGGTGATCCCGTTCGGGTCGAACCTCGGCCAGCAGTCGATGGTCATCGCCAACCTCGATGTGGGGATCCTGTTCACGTTCGGGATCGTGTCGTTGAGCGTGTACGGCATCGTTCTGGCCGGGTACGCCGCCAATTCGAAGTACCCGTTTCTCGGGGGGATCCGTTCGAGCGCCCAGATGATTTCGTACGAGATCTCGATGGGGATGAGCGTGGTGCCGGTCTTCCTGCTGGTGGGGAGTCTCAATCTGGGGGACGTCATTGCCAACCAGACCGGGGGATGGTTCCGCTGGCACATCTTCCAGCAGCCGCTGGCCTTCGTGATTTTCCTGATTGCGGCCTTCGCCGAGACCAACCGGCTGCCATTCGACATGCCGGAGGCGGAGACGGAGCTGGTGGGCGGCTACCACACCGAATACAGCTCGATGAAATTCGCCCTGTTCTTCCTCGGGGAATACGCGGCGATGATCTCGATTTCGGCGATGATGGTGACGTTGTTTCTCGGGGGCTGGACGCTGCCGTTTTTCGGGCTGGACCAGCCGGCGACCACCTTCGCGGTGGGCGTGCTGCACATCCTCATCTTTCTCGCCAAGCTGGTGGCGCTGCTGCTGGCGATCATCTGGGTGCGGTGGATGCTGCCGCGCTTCCGTTACGACCAGCTCATGGATCTCGGTTGGCGCCGGGCGATCCCGCTGGCGCTGGCCAACATCGTGGTGACGGCCGCCATCCTGGCCCTGGTCCATGGCTGAATCCGCGCTCCAACTCCTTTCCCCGGTTCCGCGACGGGCCTGCCGCCGCCGCACGACCGCGACCGCGACCGCGACCGCGACCGCGACCGCGACCGCGACCGCGACCGCGACCGGTTCGCGAACCTCGTTCCGCCCATGATCGTCGATCGAAAACCTCTGACCCTCGCCGAGCGGCTGTACCTGCCGGCCTTCGTCAACGGCTTCAAGGTCACCTGGCGCCATTTCAAGCGGACGGCCTTCGAGGGTCGCAACGGTGCCACCGCCACCGGCGACGGGTACCATCCCGAGGTGCCGTGGCGGGTGGGTCCCGGGTACCGGGGGGCACCGTACCTGGTGCGGGACCAGGAGGGGGACACCAAGTGCGTGAGCTGCCAGTTGTGCGAGTTCATCTGTCCGCCCAAGGCGATCCGGATCGTGCCTCCGGGACCCGACGGCCCGAAGCCCGACCGGCCGAACGCGGAGAAGATCCCGGACGAGTTCGAGATCAACATGCTGCGGTGCATCTTCTGCGGCCTCTGCCAGGAGGTGTGCCCGGAGGAGGCGATCTTCCTGAAGGAGGACTTTTCGCTGACCGGTCTGAACCGGGAGGAGATGGTGTACGACAAGGAGAAGCTGCTGTCCCTGGGCGGCACCCATGCGGGCATCCAGAAATGGAAGAACAAGCTGGAGGAGGCCCGGGCCCAGGAGACGTTTCCGGTGACGACCCAGCCCGGCTGAGCCCCTGGAGCACGCATGGCCACTGACCTTCTGTTCTACCTCTTCGCCGGACTGGCGCTGGTGTGCGGTTTCCTGACCGTGGCCAATCCCTTCGACCGCAGCCCGGTGTCCAGCGCGCTGTTCCTGGTGCTGACCATGGTCTGGCTTTCGGGGCTGTTCGTGCTGCTGCACGCCTTCTTCATCGCGGCGGTACAGATCCTCGTGTACGCGGGCGCCGTGATGGTGCTGTTCCTCTTCGTGATCATGCTCCTCGATCTCAAGGAGGAGGAACGGCGGCGCTGGAACCGGTTCGGCATTGTCACCGGCGTGGTGGCGGTGATCGCCCTCTTCGGCATCCTCGTGGTCACCCTTCTGAGGGTCCGGCCCGGGACCGGACTCGAAGCCGAACTCGAGGGATCGACCCATGCCCTCGGCATGGCCCTGTTCCAGCAGTACCTGCTGCCCTTCGAGATCGTCTCGGTGCTGCTCCTGGTGGCCATGCTGGGCGTGATCCTGCTCAGCCGGCGTGAACTCAAGGCTCCGGCCCGTGCCGCCGCCAGCCCTGCCGACAATCCGGAACCCTGACCATGCACGTCGGACTCGAACATTACCTGCTGGTGAGCGCCGGACTGTTCTGTCTCGGCCTGCTGGGCGTGATCCTGCGCCGCAATCTGCTCATCCTTTACATGGGCCTCGAACTGATGCTCAACGCCTCGAATCTCGCCCTGGTGGCGTTCTCGAGGTTCCTCAATCTGGTGAACGGGCAGGTGATGGTGTTCTTCATCATCACCGTCGCCGCCGCCGAGGTGGCCGTCGGACTCGCCATCATCGTGGCGCTCTATCGCAGGCGCCAGACCGCCCAGGTCGGCGACCTGGCGTCCCTCAAGTTCTGAATGAAGCCGGAGACGCTTGCCTGGATGGTGCTCGCGCTGCCGCTGGTTTCGGCGGCGGGGATCGTGCTGTTCGCCCGACGGCGGCCGGCCTTGAGCGCCCTGATGTCCGTGGGGGCCGCCGGCCTGGCGTTCGCCGCGTCGATCCTTCTCGTCCGCGCCTACGGCCGGCTCGGTGTCCCGGCCGACGAATGCCTTCTGGCCACCGTCAACTGGCTCCAGGTGGGCGGCCTGTCCGTGGATCTCGGATTGCGCCTCGACGGGTTGAGCAACCTCATGCTCCTGGCGGTGACGGGTGTCGGATTCGCGATTCACCTTTATTCCCGGGGCTACATGGCCGGGGACCCCGGTTACCCGCGGTTTTTCGCGTCCCTGAGCCTCTTCATGTTCTCGATGATCGGGGTGGTGCTCGCCTCGAATTTCGTGCTGATGTTCGTCTTCTGGGAGCTGGTCGGCGTGTCGAGCTACCTGCTCATCGGCTTCTGGTACCAGCGCGCCGCGGCCGCGGATGCCGCCCGGAAGGCGTTTCTCACCAACCGGCTCGGGGACTTCGGATTCCTGCTGGGGATTGTCATGGTCTGGGCCGGGCTGGGCACGGTGGATTTCCTGGATCTCGAACGGACCCTCGCCGCGGATCCGCTGGCCCTGGGCACCGTCGCCAGCCTCGCCGGCGTACTGGTGTTCATGGGCGTCATGGGCAAGAGCGCCCAGTTCCCCCTGCATGTGTGGCTGCCTGACGCCATGGAGGGGCCGACGC contains these protein-coding regions:
- a CDS encoding DUF2249 domain-containing protein — protein: MELDARGLEPPQPMVRILEALQSLPSDQCLLARTDRRPIHLYPMLADRGFEGETRETPPHGFVTVIRRRA
- a CDS encoding response regulator, with product MTATLYADPVPTQAGNPGHAPGSARAAVLSEISDSPPAFRERPIILLADDNPRDVDLALHALARSGLEQEVVTVRDGVAVMDYLRSGGVREDGRSRRPTVVLLDMKMPRMDGLEALRQIKADPGLKTIPVVLFSSSQEGIDLVRAYAAGANSYVVKPLLFERFTEVVRMIAGYWGGVNVAVPDPPAQDPSNW
- the nuoB gene encoding NADH-quinone oxidoreductase subunit NuoB — its product is MKPTAIGYNSKVEGNVVITRVDAALAWFRENSLWPMPMGLACCAIELMAAGAARFDISRFGSEVMRFSPRQADVMIVAGTVTYKMAGALRRIYDQMTEPKWVIAMGACASTGGMYRSYAVLQGVDQIVPVDVYVAGCPPRPEALLDALIKLQKKVAREPVLSGLNVASLLHGSGSREKAGAEVVRGERVAV
- a CDS encoding NADH-quinone oxidoreductase subunit C, coding for MATALELARALGERFGGIVSEPASFRDEVTVLIRDPERVAEVCRYAKGSLGFDFLVDLTGVDQYGDDPRWLVVYELYGVEHGCHLRLKTAVSEEKSELPTVSDVWRTANWHEREAYDMLGIRFRGHPDLRRILMWEGYPYFPLRKDFPLAGKASEVPGVAFTRPAPLEGGPFVTVPGGADTIAREPRVRTSEEG
- the nuoD gene encoding NADH dehydrogenase (quinone) subunit D, producing the protein MAAGSSQGGRERTHTLETQTLEYADAASRGVPETDFEDGTELTGGERMVLNMGPSHPATHGVLRLVLELDGEEIARADADVGYLHRGDEKIAENMTYNQFVPYTDRLDYLAPLANNVAYAMAVEKLMGLTLPPRGQYIRVICCELARISAHLLGMGAYAMDVGALTVFLHTFTEREKVYNLAEALTGARFTTSYTRVGGQSRDLPPGWLDGVRRFCDEVSVALGEVDQLLTRNRIWVDRTRDVGVVSAKDAIDFGLTGPNLRASGVGYDVRKARPYLVYDQLDFEVPMGSVGDCYDRYLVRMEEMRQSVGLLRQCADRIPGGADNAAREPINVDDGKVMLPPKEKVMTGMEELIHQFILVTQGVNAPPGEVYFGAENPKGELGFYILSRGGGTPYRLKIRAPSFVNLGILSHMLPGHMVSDVPTILGSLDFVMGECDR
- the dps gene encoding DNA starvation/stationary phase protection protein Dps, yielding MSKEKLNPTQNSVPAKARVELVGLLNAALADLSDLYSQAKQAHWNVRGKRFYALHKLFDEVAGSVEEHLDDVAERAVQLGGHAHGTVRQVAKASRLKDWPSDKDNQEAYVDVLAERFAVVANAVRASIDRSAALGDADTADLLTGVSRDLDKSLWLLEASR
- a CDS encoding NAD(P)H-dependent oxidoreductase subunit E produces the protein MAAGGVALTAEVPVPVEAEIDELISHYPEKRSASLMVLHALQAHFGWLPPEAVRWAAAKLGLQPIHIQELVTFYPMFRQEPAGRHQFKVCRTLSCALGGSHRLHEHLCRKFGLDPKQHGIQTTADGRFSVEFVECLAGCGTAPVMMVNEAFHEGVTPEAADALVGKCS
- the nuoF gene encoding NADH-quinone oxidoreductase subunit NuoF; the encoded protein is MPQEHRLILQHADSPGYTPDLACYTRHGGYETLRRCLSLPPKELADGKTQSAQEQIRDEVLRSGLRGRGGAGFSAGLKWSFVDRRSGKPIYLICNADESEPGTFKDRQILHKDPHQLLEGMILSCFANDVHLAYIYIRGEMPEGARLLNRALAEAREAGHLGKNILGTGYDLEIHVHRGAGAYICGEETGLIESLEGKRAYPRIKPPYFPAVLGLYQCPTIVNNVETLAAVKHILAMGAAEYARLGTPNNTGTRIVSLSGHVKRPGYFEIEVGKVTLGELIFHENFGRGLREGRTLKAIIPGGSSAKVFKAGETFRLKRRGADGQMASVEVDLLDLPYDFDSLQQAGSMSGSGAIIVMDDTTDMVEALANISEFYAHESCGQCTPCREGALWLSKALHRLAHGRGRRADADYLLNIAQNIQGRTICAFGEAASWPVLSFVKKFREEFEARGAADEARAAAAANAGCGPTPDLKLAASPRC